A region of the Mytilus galloprovincialis chromosome 1, xbMytGall1.hap1.1, whole genome shotgun sequence genome:
TATTTGGTAATGACTGGTTCACAGGTAGTTGGCCTCCTGAAATTGAACCTGAACATATAACCGTTAAGGAACTTTTTCCTATTGTGCTAGCTGTCGAAATATGGGGCAAATGTTTAGAAAATCGTAAGGTTTTGTTTTTCACTGACAATTCTGCAGTAGTTGAAATTATCAATAAAACTTCTTCGAAGGTCAGCGTCATTATGAGACTTGTAAGACGTTTAGTCCTAGCATCTTTAAAGCATAATATATACTTCCGAGCTAAGCATATCCCAGGAAATCATAATGTCGTTTGTGATCTACTCTCTCGTTTTTCTTTCCAGAAGGTGCGCCTGATTGCTCCATGGTTGTCTCCAAAACAGACAATAGTTCCAGTGCAATTTTTAAATCTGTAGTTGCTAAGTTGTTTACAGCATCTTTATCAGATGCTACACACAAATCTTACTCtagaatgataaatagttattTACAATTTTGTGAGACGTATTATGCTGAATGCAGACCATTTCCATCTTCCCACATACTCCTATCTTATTTTATTGCTAATTTATTCTTACGAAATTATAGTCCATCAACTATCGCCACCCATATATCGGCTTTGAGTTTTGTGCACAAATCAAATAGCTGGCCTGATCCAACAGATATGTTTGTTATTCATAAAATTCTGAAAGGTGTACAGAATTTGAAAGGCAAGAATGACCCTAGACTACCTATAACTAAGGACATCTTGATCAAATTAATTGACTCTTTGCCGTGTGTAATTGTTAATGTAGACAACCAATTAGCCCTTAAGGCTATGTTTCTGCTTGCTTTTTATGCCTTTTTACGAGTAGGTGAGATATCGACCAAAGGCGGCTCCGATACAAAGCAGGTGCTTCAGGTTGGCGACATATCATTTGATCGTGAAAATAGTTCTTTGAAAGGTATGTCTTTAACCATGACATATTATAAACACAGTGATCTGCATCCAAAAACCATCTATATCCCGATTTGTGCAGATAATATTACGTGTCCAGTCATTCATGTACATCACTATCTGTCTCAATTTGGCCATTCAAGTGGACCTTTGTTCCAATTTAAGTCTGGAGCTCCAGTTACTAGGTCTTATTTCACCACCTCTTTAAAGTCGGCTCTCTCATTCATCGGTTTAGATACTCGGTACTATAAAGCACACAGTTTCAGGATAGGGGCTGCGACTTCTGCTGCAGCTAGGGGAATTCCCCACTCCGTGATTCAAGGGATGGG
Encoded here:
- the LOC143084981 gene encoding uncharacterized protein LOC143084981 translates to MINSYLQFCETYYAECRPFPSSHILLSYFIANLFLRNYSPSTIATHISALSFVHKSNSWPDPTDMFVIHKILKGVQNLKGKNDPRLPITKDILIKLIDSLPCVIVNVDNQLALKAMFLLAFYAFLRVGEISTKGGSDTKQVLQVGDISFDRENSSLKGMSLTMTYYKHSDLHPKTIYIPICADNITCPVIHVHHYLSQFGHSSGPLFQFKSGAPVTRSYFTTSLKSALSFIGLDTRYYKAHSFRIGAATSAAARGIPHSVIQGMGRWKSSAFMKYIRMQNF